From one Sphingomonas xanthus genomic stretch:
- a CDS encoding SCP2 sterol-binding domain-containing protein has product MTKDELIARMQESGAWLPGKTVKIDFGGDQGVILLDGVNNKVSDADQDADTTIKVSWDDWQALATGQLDGMTAFMTGKLKVEGDMSNAMQLQGVLSKLRS; this is encoded by the coding sequence ATGACGAAGGATGAATTGATCGCCCGGATGCAGGAGTCGGGGGCATGGCTGCCCGGCAAGACCGTCAAGATCGACTTCGGCGGCGACCAGGGCGTGATCCTTCTCGATGGCGTCAATAACAAGGTCAGCGACGCCGACCAGGATGCCGACACGACCATCAAGGTCAGCTGGGACGACTGGCAGGCGCTTGCTACCGGCCAGCTCGACGGCATGACCGCCTTCATGACCGGCAAGCTCAAGGTCGAAGGCGACATGTCCAACGCGATGCAGCTTCAGGGCGTGCTCTCGAAGCTTCGCAGCTAG
- a CDS encoding NAD-dependent succinate-semialdehyde dehydrogenase, with translation MSYDTDLKLFIDGAWKSGEGRDSHTVVNPATAGGIAEVPYATRADLDEALAAAARAWPEWRSTDVDKRGAILRKAAKLLRERADHIGAILTQEQGKPIAEAKAEVAGSAQLFDWYAEEVKRDYGRTLVRPAGQLSRVIRQPVGPVATFTPWNFPIYLMAKKLAPALATGCTVIARPPHETPGCATELIRALVDAGIPKGVVQLVHGDADMVSRTLIGSKEIRKVSFTGSTNVGKHLMKLAADSMTRITMELGGHAPVLVFDDCDLEKTLDMVVPQKFRNAGQVCVSPTRFYVQETIYDAFLKGFAERTGKVKVGDGLDADTRMGPLANDRRPEAVGALIEDAAAKGARVLTGGQRGNSGFFFQPTLLADVPNEANIMNEEPFGPVAVTRAFSTFDEVIEQSNRLPFGLAAFAFTENGRRANLLGELIESGMVGINTFAISVPDAPFGGVKDSGFGSEGGKEGLESYQVVKAIHQA, from the coding sequence ATGAGCTACGACACCGACCTGAAGCTATTCATCGACGGCGCATGGAAAAGCGGTGAAGGCCGCGACAGCCATACTGTCGTCAACCCGGCCACCGCTGGCGGCATTGCCGAGGTGCCCTACGCAACCAGGGCCGATCTCGACGAGGCCCTTGCGGCAGCGGCGCGGGCCTGGCCCGAATGGCGATCGACCGATGTCGACAAGCGCGGCGCAATCCTGCGCAAGGCTGCCAAGCTGCTGCGCGAACGGGCCGATCATATCGGTGCGATCCTTACCCAGGAACAGGGCAAGCCGATCGCCGAGGCCAAGGCCGAAGTGGCGGGTTCGGCGCAACTGTTCGACTGGTATGCCGAAGAGGTGAAGCGGGACTATGGCCGGACCCTGGTGCGTCCCGCCGGCCAACTGTCCCGGGTCATCCGCCAGCCGGTTGGCCCTGTTGCCACCTTCACCCCGTGGAATTTCCCGATCTACCTGATGGCCAAGAAGCTGGCGCCCGCGCTGGCGACGGGCTGCACGGTGATTGCCCGCCCGCCGCACGAAACGCCGGGTTGCGCGACCGAACTGATCCGCGCGCTGGTGGATGCCGGGATCCCCAAGGGGGTCGTCCAGCTGGTCCATGGCGACGCCGACATGGTCAGCCGGACGCTGATCGGGTCGAAGGAAATCCGCAAGGTCAGCTTCACCGGCTCGACCAATGTCGGCAAGCATCTGATGAAGCTGGCCGCCGACAGCATGACTCGCATCACCATGGAGCTGGGCGGCCATGCCCCGGTACTGGTGTTCGACGATTGCGACCTCGAGAAGACGCTCGACATGGTGGTCCCGCAGAAATTCCGCAACGCCGGCCAGGTCTGCGTTTCGCCGACCCGCTTCTATGTGCAGGAAACGATCTACGACGCCTTCCTCAAGGGCTTTGCCGAACGCACAGGCAAGGTGAAGGTCGGCGACGGGCTGGACGCCGACACCAGGATGGGTCCGCTTGCCAACGACCGGCGGCCGGAAGCGGTCGGGGCGCTGATCGAAGACGCCGCGGCGAAGGGCGCGCGGGTGCTGACCGGCGGTCAACGCGGCAACAGCGGCTTCTTCTTCCAGCCTACTCTGCTTGCCGATGTGCCCAACGAAGCGAACATCATGAATGAAGAGCCGTTCGGCCCGGTCGCCGTCACCCGCGCCTTTTCGACCTTTGACGAGGTGATCGAGCAATCCAACCGCCTGCCTTTCGGCCTGGCGGCCTTTGCCTTCACCGAAAATGGTCGGCGCGCCAACTTGCTGGGCGAGCTGATCGAAAGCGGGATGGTCGGGATCAACACCTTTGCCATTTCGGTGCCCGACGCGCCGTTCGGGGGGGTGAAGGATTCGGGCTTCGGTTCCGAAGGGGGCAAGGAAGGGCTTGAAAGCTACCAGGTGGTGAAGGCCATCCACCAGGCGTAA
- a CDS encoding aspartyl protease family protein encodes MRRIPFLLLLLLAATPAAAEVPIAIARTGHATVAVEGRFGVRQFVFDTGAEGSAVYADFAEEAGLKARGSEKLVGQTGESEVALVELGAITLDGVTKPAIEAARLPPRADGVKLAGIVGLDLFGDRTVDFDLPRGKLALLPAGARPIAGEAVDASLTTGNLLTIPVRIAGHFAIAVLDTGARKTRINWKLGHLLGIDPDKIAKGDAIQGATNNRVETGATTITDVHMGTRHLPDAPVLVADLPVFAAFGVADRPAIILGMDWLTKTRMVVDFPARKVWFEGQD; translated from the coding sequence ATGAGGCGGATTCCATTCCTGCTCCTGCTCCTGCTTGCCGCGACGCCCGCGGCAGCGGAGGTTCCGATTGCCATCGCCCGCACCGGCCATGCCACGGTCGCCGTTGAAGGAAGGTTCGGCGTGCGCCAGTTCGTCTTCGATACCGGCGCCGAGGGCAGCGCGGTGTATGCCGACTTCGCCGAGGAAGCCGGCTTGAAGGCTAGAGGCAGCGAAAAACTGGTCGGGCAAACCGGCGAGAGCGAGGTTGCGCTGGTCGAGCTTGGCGCAATTACCCTCGACGGCGTTACGAAGCCGGCGATCGAGGCGGCGCGCCTCCCTCCGCGCGCCGATGGGGTCAAGCTTGCCGGCATTGTCGGCCTGGACCTGTTCGGTGACAGGACAGTCGATTTCGACTTGCCGCGCGGCAAGCTTGCCTTGTTGCCGGCCGGCGCACGGCCGATCGCGGGCGAGGCCGTTGATGCAAGCCTGACGACGGGCAATCTGCTGACGATCCCGGTCCGGATCGCCGGCCATTTCGCGATCGCGGTGCTGGACACCGGCGCGCGAAAGACCCGGATCAACTGGAAGCTCGGTCACCTACTTGGTATCGATCCGGACAAGATCGCCAAGGGCGATGCGATCCAGGGTGCCACCAACAATCGGGTGGAAACGGGCGCGACGACCATTACTGACGTGCATATGGGAACGCGTCATTTGCCCGATGCGCCGGTGCTGGTCGCCGACCTTCCCGTCTTCGCGGCCTTTGGCGTCGCCGATCGGCCGGCGATCATCCTTGGCATGGACTGGCTGACCAAAACGCGCATGGTGGTCGACTTTCCGGCCCGCAAAGTCTGGTTTGAGGGGCAGGATTGA
- a CDS encoding DUF421 domain-containing protein yields the protein MRWQGMFFEDYYSLLRVTVVTLVAYISLVAVVRFAGKRALAKLSAFDLIVTIAFGSTLATVLLSKDVAFLEGLLAFVLLAGLQWAVAKLSMQFSTIRKFIRSDPALLVENGQYRLETMASERINKAEVDQAIRSQGIGSLADVRAVVLEPDGSLSVLTGDGPCDLLSDVVRRPG from the coding sequence ATGCGTTGGCAAGGCATGTTCTTCGAAGATTATTACAGCCTGCTGCGCGTAACGGTCGTCACGCTGGTCGCCTATATCTCGCTGGTCGCCGTGGTCCGCTTCGCCGGAAAACGCGCGCTGGCGAAGCTCAGCGCGTTCGACCTTATCGTCACCATTGCCTTCGGTTCGACGCTGGCGACCGTTCTGCTGAGCAAGGACGTCGCCTTCCTCGAAGGGCTGTTGGCGTTCGTCTTGCTCGCCGGCCTGCAGTGGGCCGTCGCCAAACTCTCCATGCAATTTTCGACAATCCGAAAATTCATCCGCAGCGATCCCGCGCTGCTTGTCGAGAACGGCCAGTATCGCCTCGAAACCATGGCTAGCGAACGGATCAACAAAGCGGAAGTCGACCAGGCCATTCGGTCGCAGGGCATCGGATCGCTGGCCGACGTCCGCGCGGTGGTGCTTGAGCCCGACGGAAGCCTCAGCGTCCTGACCGGGGACGGGCCGTGCGACCTATTGTCGGACGTTGTGCGCAGGCCAGGCTGA
- a CDS encoding type II 3-dehydroquinate dehydratase — protein sequence MATPPLIFILNGPNLNLLGRREPEIYGSDTLDDIAAMMTARAGELGVRLDIRQTNHEGHLIDWLHEAQDAGARAVIINPGGYSHSSVALHDAVRAITTPVIAVHLSDPETRESFRHVDLVALAATKVFKGEGAKGYLSALDAAARL from the coding sequence ATGGCGACGCCACCGCTGATCTTCATTTTGAACGGACCCAACCTCAACCTGCTTGGGCGCCGGGAGCCGGAAATTTATGGCTCGGACACGCTTGACGACATTGCCGCGATGATGACCGCCAGGGCCGGCGAGCTCGGGGTCCGGCTCGATATTCGGCAGACCAATCATGAGGGGCATTTGATCGACTGGCTTCACGAGGCCCAGGATGCGGGCGCACGGGCGGTGATCATCAACCCCGGCGGTTACAGCCATAGTTCGGTTGCACTTCACGACGCGGTGAGGGCGATCACGACTCCGGTAATCGCGGTCCATTTGAGCGATCCGGAAACGCGCGAATCCTTTCGCCACGTCGACCTGGTCGCGCTTGCCGCGACCAAGGTTTTCAAGGGGGAAGGGGCGAAAGGATATTTGTCGGCACTGGACGCGGCGGCCCGGCTCTGA
- a CDS encoding CoA transferase subunit A, whose protein sequence is MQKIYRDAEAALDGLLFDGMTIAAGGFGLCGIPERLIDAIVASGVKELTIASNNAGIDNEGLGKLLRTRQVKKMISSYVGENKEFERQYLAGELEVEFCPQGTLAERMRAGGAGIPGFYTKTGVGTKVAEGKEVKSFDGEDYILERGIRADLAIIKGWKADEAGNLMFRKTARNFNAPAATCGKVCVAEVEQIVPVGSLDPDAIHLPSIYVKRLVDGSPYNKKIEFVTTRERNAA, encoded by the coding sequence ATGCAGAAAATCTATCGCGACGCCGAGGCCGCGCTCGACGGACTGTTGTTCGACGGCATGACAATTGCCGCGGGCGGCTTCGGCCTGTGCGGCATCCCGGAGCGGCTGATCGACGCGATCGTCGCATCGGGCGTGAAAGAGCTGACGATCGCGTCGAACAATGCCGGGATCGACAATGAAGGTCTCGGCAAGCTGCTCAGGACGCGCCAAGTGAAGAAGATGATCTCTTCTTATGTCGGCGAGAACAAGGAATTCGAGCGCCAGTATCTCGCCGGCGAACTGGAAGTCGAATTCTGCCCGCAGGGCACGCTCGCCGAGCGGATGCGCGCCGGCGGCGCGGGCATCCCCGGCTTTTATACCAAGACCGGGGTCGGCACGAAGGTCGCCGAGGGCAAGGAGGTGAAGAGCTTCGACGGGGAGGATTATATCCTCGAACGCGGCATCCGCGCCGACCTTGCGATCATCAAGGGCTGGAAGGCGGACGAGGCGGGGAACCTCATGTTTCGCAAGACCGCGCGCAACTTCAACGCGCCGGCCGCTACCTGCGGCAAGGTGTGCGTTGCCGAAGTCGAGCAGATCGTGCCTGTCGGAAGCTTGGACCCCGACGCGATCCACCTCCCCAGCATCTACGTTAAGCGGCTGGTCGACGGGAGCCCCTACAACAAGAAGATTGAATTTGTGACGACCCGCGAAAGGAATGCCGCCTGA
- a CDS encoding 3-oxoacid CoA-transferase subunit B has translation MPWDRNQMAARAAKELQDGYYVNLGIGIPTLVANNIPDGMTVTLQSENGMLGIGPFPYPDEVDADLINAGKQTISELGSSSYFSSSDSFAMIRGGHIDLTVLGAMEVSENGDIANWMIPGKMIKGMGGAMDLVAGVKKIIVVMEHVSKNGDPKFIPECTLPLTGKNVVDMIITDLGVFQRPDHQSLFKLTEVAPGVTADDIRAKTTANYIE, from the coding sequence ATGCCCTGGGACCGCAATCAGATGGCGGCGCGCGCCGCGAAGGAATTGCAGGACGGCTATTACGTCAATCTCGGCATCGGCATCCCGACGTTGGTGGCGAACAATATTCCCGACGGGATGACGGTGACGTTGCAGTCGGAAAACGGGATGCTGGGCATCGGCCCGTTCCCCTATCCCGACGAAGTGGATGCGGACCTGATCAACGCCGGCAAGCAGACCATCAGCGAACTTGGCTCGTCGAGCTATTTTTCGTCTTCCGACAGTTTCGCGATGATCCGCGGCGGCCATATCGACCTCACCGTGCTGGGGGCGATGGAGGTCAGCGAAAATGGCGACATCGCCAACTGGATGATTCCAGGCAAGATGATCAAGGGCATGGGCGGGGCGATGGACCTGGTCGCCGGGGTGAAGAAGATCATCGTCGTGATGGAACATGTCTCCAAGAACGGCGATCCCAAATTCATCCCCGAATGCACCCTGCCGCTTACCGGCAAAAATGTCGTCGACATGATCATCACCGACCTTGGTGTGTTCCAGCGGCCCGATCACCAGTCGCTGTTCAAGCTGACCGAGGTGGCGCCGGGGGTCACCGCCGACGATATCCGCGCCAAGACCACCGCGAATTACATCGAATGA
- the accB gene encoding acetyl-CoA carboxylase biotin carboxyl carrier protein — MADQKEQQAMRVDGALLRELAELLSANDLTEIEVEDGDRKIKVRRDPAPVMSYSAAPVMAAAPAAAPAAATPEAAPAAAPVDAVKSPMVGTAYLSPEPGAKPFVGPGQSVKQGETLLIIEAMKVMNPITAPKAGKVVQILIGDGQPVEFDQPLVVIE, encoded by the coding sequence ATGGCTGATCAAAAGGAACAGCAGGCGATGCGCGTCGACGGCGCGCTGTTGCGTGAACTTGCCGAGCTGCTTTCCGCCAACGACCTCACCGAGATCGAAGTCGAGGATGGCGACCGCAAGATCAAGGTGCGCCGCGACCCGGCGCCCGTCATGTCCTATTCCGCCGCCCCGGTGATGGCCGCCGCGCCCGCCGCGGCCCCGGCCGCCGCGACGCCCGAAGCGGCTCCGGCTGCCGCGCCGGTCGATGCGGTCAAGTCGCCGATGGTCGGTACCGCCTATCTGTCGCCCGAACCCGGCGCCAAGCCGTTCGTTGGGCCTGGCCAGTCGGTCAAGCAGGGCGAAACGCTGCTGATCATCGAGGCCATGAAGGTCATGAACCCGATTACCGCGCCCAAGGCCGGGAAGGTCGTCCAGATCCTTATCGGCGACGGCCAGCCGGTCGAATTCGACCAGCCGCTGGTCGTTATCGAGTAG
- a CDS encoding acyl-CoA dehydrogenase family protein, whose translation MAQTDSSADWTGKAERIAAIAAEQAAVHDADDSFVAEGFAALDEAGFFSALVPVELGGGGARVGEICDALRIIGGACGSTALAASMHSHVVAVAAWRWKNQGAPTDGLLKRVAAERLKLVSSGGSDWLTSAGTLEKVEGGFRLTARKAFTSGSPVGDLLATSAVYDDPDEGPVVLHFPAPLKGEGVSIASTWQVMGMRGTGSDDVVFDGLFIPDGAILGRRPQGEWHMLFHIISMIAFALIYSAYLGVAEGARDRSLAMVRKRPDNPQLAQLAGEMENCLLAARLAHRRMVELAETGRPGPETTSEAMQCRTLVADAVIAAVTKAMEVAGGASFYRKIGLERAFREIQAARFHPLQEKPQLDLAGRVALGWGIDG comes from the coding sequence ATGGCGCAGACCGACAGTTCCGCCGATTGGACCGGCAAGGCCGAACGTATCGCGGCCATTGCCGCCGAACAGGCGGCCGTGCACGATGCGGATGACAGTTTTGTCGCCGAGGGGTTCGCGGCGCTCGACGAAGCCGGATTTTTCTCCGCGCTGGTTCCGGTGGAACTGGGCGGAGGCGGCGCCCGCGTCGGCGAAATTTGTGATGCGCTGAGAATCATCGGCGGGGCTTGCGGGTCGACCGCGCTCGCCGCGTCCATGCACAGCCATGTGGTCGCGGTCGCGGCCTGGCGCTGGAAAAATCAGGGCGCCCCCACCGATGGCCTGTTGAAGAGGGTCGCAGCTGAGCGGCTGAAACTTGTGTCGAGCGGCGGGTCGGACTGGCTGACCAGCGCCGGGACATTGGAAAAGGTGGAGGGCGGATTCCGCCTGACCGCACGCAAGGCTTTTACCAGCGGTTCGCCGGTCGGCGACCTGCTTGCAACGAGCGCGGTTTATGACGACCCGGACGAGGGGCCGGTCGTCCTTCACTTCCCAGCGCCGCTCAAGGGCGAGGGAGTGAGCATCGCATCGACCTGGCAGGTGATGGGGATGCGCGGCACGGGGTCCGATGATGTCGTGTTCGACGGGCTGTTCATTCCCGACGGCGCGATCCTCGGCAGGCGACCGCAGGGCGAATGGCACATGCTGTTCCACATCATCAGCATGATCGCCTTCGCGCTGATCTATTCGGCCTATCTTGGCGTTGCCGAGGGAGCCCGCGACCGGTCACTGGCGATGGTCCGGAAGCGCCCCGACAACCCCCAGCTGGCGCAACTGGCCGGGGAGATGGAAAACTGCCTGCTTGCCGCGCGGCTGGCGCATCGCAGGATGGTCGAATTGGCCGAAACCGGCCGGCCCGGGCCGGAAACGACCAGCGAGGCGATGCAATGCCGGACCCTGGTCGCCGACGCCGTGATCGCCGCTGTGACCAAGGCGATGGAAGTAGCCGGCGGGGCCTCCTTCTACCGCAAGATCGGCCTTGAACGCGCATTCCGCGAAATCCAGGCGGCGCGGTTTCACCCGCTACAGGAAAAGCCGCAGCTTGACCTTGCGGGACGAGTTGCGCTCGGCTGGGGCATCGACGGGTAA
- a CDS encoding thiamine pyrophosphate-binding protein, which translates to MPLMTKRSGGQILVDQLLIQGCDRIFTVPGESFLAVLDALYDAKGIDTIVCRQEGGVAYMADADGKMTGRPGVAFVTRGPGATNASAGVHVAFQDSTPMILFVGDLDRGDRDREGFQEIDMAAFFAPIAKWAARIDDARRIPEYVARAYRVATAGRPGPVVLSIPEDMLRDEVETPDRPPVPPLAEEPDPGAVEALFALLRDATNPVAIIGGADWSPMAGHHFANFACRHGIPTIAAFRRQDAVANDCRVYAGQLGYGPNPRLQQRVREADLLLVVGARLGESTTDGYKLVTPDHPGQTLVHVHPDPNELGRVFHADLPICADMGEFAQMIDEWSDPDLVRFSAGEEAHREWLEWSDPKPRDGVKLDLGPCVRAMRDALSANTIICNGAGNFSGWWHRYWQYGPQPSQLAPTSGTMGYGLPAAVAASLRFKDRPVVCIAGDGDFLMNGQELATAAQYGTDLLIILVDNGAYGTIRMHQERDYPERISATRLANPDFAKLAEAFGGWAERVEATADFAGSLERAMTRRGIRLIHCVTDVEVITNQTTITALRNR; encoded by the coding sequence ATGCCGCTCATGACCAAGCGAAGTGGTGGCCAGATCCTTGTCGACCAGCTCCTTATCCAGGGCTGCGACCGCATATTCACCGTACCCGGCGAAAGCTTCCTCGCGGTACTCGATGCACTGTACGACGCCAAGGGTATCGACACGATCGTTTGCCGCCAGGAAGGCGGGGTCGCCTATATGGCCGATGCCGACGGAAAGATGACGGGCCGTCCGGGAGTCGCCTTCGTGACGCGCGGGCCCGGGGCGACCAACGCCTCGGCCGGGGTGCATGTCGCCTTTCAGGACTCGACGCCGATGATCCTGTTCGTCGGCGATCTCGACCGCGGCGACCGCGACCGCGAAGGTTTCCAGGAAATCGACATGGCGGCCTTCTTCGCACCGATCGCAAAATGGGCGGCGAGGATCGACGATGCCCGTCGCATCCCCGAATATGTCGCCCGCGCTTATCGCGTTGCCACCGCCGGCCGCCCCGGCCCGGTAGTATTGTCGATCCCCGAGGACATGCTGCGTGACGAGGTCGAGACCCCCGACCGTCCGCCAGTCCCGCCGCTGGCCGAAGAACCTGATCCCGGCGCAGTCGAAGCGCTGTTCGCGCTGCTTCGCGACGCCACCAACCCGGTGGCGATCATCGGCGGCGCCGACTGGTCGCCGATGGCCGGGCATCATTTCGCCAATTTCGCCTGCCGCCACGGCATCCCGACCATCGCCGCGTTCCGTCGCCAGGACGCGGTCGCCAACGACTGCCGCGTCTACGCCGGCCAGCTTGGTTATGGCCCCAATCCCAGACTGCAACAACGCGTGCGCGAGGCCGACCTGCTGCTGGTGGTTGGCGCCCGGCTCGGCGAGTCGACCACAGACGGCTACAAGCTGGTTACCCCCGACCACCCCGGCCAGACGCTGGTCCATGTCCACCCCGACCCCAATGAGCTGGGCCGGGTCTTTCATGCCGACCTGCCGATCTGCGCCGACATGGGCGAATTCGCCCAGATGATCGACGAGTGGAGCGACCCCGACCTCGTGCGCTTTTCGGCTGGCGAGGAAGCGCACCGCGAATGGCTTGAATGGAGCGACCCCAAGCCTCGCGACGGTGTAAAGCTTGACCTGGGCCCCTGCGTCAGGGCGATGCGGGACGCGCTTTCTGCAAATACGATCATCTGCAACGGCGCCGGCAATTTTTCCGGCTGGTGGCATCGCTATTGGCAGTATGGTCCGCAGCCGAGCCAGCTTGCCCCGACCAGCGGGACGATGGGCTATGGCCTGCCCGCAGCAGTCGCCGCCAGCCTGCGTTTCAAGGACCGGCCGGTGGTCTGTATCGCCGGGGACGGCGATTTTCTGATGAACGGCCAGGAACTGGCGACCGCCGCCCAATATGGCACCGACCTGCTGATAATCCTGGTCGACAATGGCGCCTACGGCACCATCCGCATGCACCAGGAGCGCGACTATCCCGAGCGGATCAGCGCGACCCGCCTTGCCAACCCCGATTTCGCCAAGCTTGCCGAAGCCTTTGGCGGCTGGGCCGAGCGGGTCGAGGCGACCGCCGATTTCGCTGGGTCGCTGGAACGGGCGATGACCCGCCGCGGCATCCGTCTGATCCACTGCGTTACGGATGTCGAGGTGATCACCAATCAGACGACGATCACCGCGCTCAGGAATCGCTGA
- a CDS encoding protein-L-isoaspartate(D-aspartate) O-methyltransferase, which translates to MTDYNELREAMVAKIAARGIDDEALLAAFRAVPREDFVPEAYRSHAYDDGPLPIGAAQTISQPYIVALMIAHAAVEPASRVLEVGAGSGYAAALLGHLAAEVVALERVAPLADQARARIAALGIGNVRVVTGDGCNGWVEGAPYDAILVAAAARSVPRALLEQLRCPGGRLVIPVERFGGAQRLVRIERRGHKDFATADLGGVRFVPLISDS; encoded by the coding sequence ATGACCGATTACAACGAATTGCGCGAAGCGATGGTCGCCAAGATTGCGGCGCGCGGGATCGATGATGAAGCGCTGCTCGCGGCATTCCGGGCGGTGCCCCGCGAAGATTTCGTCCCCGAAGCTTATCGATCCCATGCTTATGACGATGGGCCGTTGCCGATCGGCGCCGCGCAAACCATTTCGCAGCCCTATATCGTCGCGCTGATGATCGCCCATGCGGCGGTGGAGCCCGCCAGTCGCGTGCTCGAAGTCGGCGCCGGGTCGGGCTATGCCGCCGCGCTGCTCGGGCATCTTGCGGCCGAGGTTGTCGCGCTGGAACGGGTTGCCCCGCTTGCCGATCAAGCCAGGGCGCGGATTGCCGCGCTTGGGATCGGCAATGTCCGGGTCGTGACCGGCGATGGCTGCAACGGATGGGTCGAAGGCGCTCCCTATGACGCGATCCTCGTCGCCGCCGCCGCGCGCAGCGTTCCGAGGGCCTTGCTTGAACAGCTTCGATGCCCCGGCGGGCGACTTGTGATTCCGGTCGAACGGTTCGGCGGAGCGCAAAGGCTGGTCCGGATCGAGCGGCGGGGCCACAAGGATTTCGCCACCGCCGACCTTGGTGGCGTGCGCTTCGTGCCGCTGATCAGCGATTCCTGA
- a CDS encoding glutathione S-transferase family protein has product MLKLFHSPGACSLVPHIALEEAGAEFEAVRIVLAEGDHLKAEYLAINPHARVPALGTDQGTITENIAILNYIADRFGAAGSVPRGDALVAAKCNELLSWFASSVHISFAQVWRASRFTRDESAHQLLIDGGRENLAEHFAEIEGLAGQGWLAGDRFSAADSYALIFFRWGRRLGMGMEDYPRWAALNRRLLDQPSVQRVVEREELGIEMFQPAT; this is encoded by the coding sequence ATGCTGAAACTCTTCCATTCACCCGGCGCCTGCTCGCTAGTGCCGCATATCGCCCTCGAGGAGGCTGGCGCCGAGTTTGAGGCGGTGCGGATCGTGCTGGCCGAGGGCGATCATCTCAAGGCCGAATATCTGGCGATCAACCCTCATGCCCGGGTGCCTGCGCTGGGAACCGACCAGGGAACGATAACCGAGAATATCGCAATCCTGAATTATATCGCCGACCGCTTTGGCGCTGCCGGATCGGTCCCGCGCGGCGATGCCCTCGTGGCGGCGAAGTGCAACGAGCTGCTCAGCTGGTTCGCGTCGAGTGTGCATATCTCGTTCGCGCAAGTGTGGCGGGCGAGCCGCTTCACTCGCGACGAAAGCGCCCACCAGTTGCTGATCGACGGCGGTCGCGAAAATCTGGCCGAGCATTTCGCTGAGATCGAAGGGCTGGCGGGCCAGGGCTGGCTGGCTGGCGATCGGTTCAGTGCGGCCGACTCCTACGCGCTCATATTCTTTCGCTGGGGCCGACGTTTGGGGATGGGCATGGAGGACTATCCGCGATGGGCGGCGCTCAACCGGCGACTGCTGGACCAACCTTCGGTGCAGCGGGTCGTCGAGCGCGAGGAACTGGGCATCGAGATGTTCCAGCCAGCGACATAG